The window ACTTTAAGACTTATTTACTTAAACAGTTTAGACAATCAGACATGAAAGATAGTCCAGTAATTTTCAGAACAGCAtgtgaatgaaatgttttatcCTGCAAGGCTTCAGAGCACATGCAAATACAGCAGTTCTTACATATTGCTTACTCTTTGTCGATTTTGTTTGTCACATCAATAGTATAAAAGCCGACATGGGTCCAGACTTTGGACATAAACGTGGGGCATCTGCTATTTTACTCGCGCTGCTTTCTGCCATCCagttttaaaatctttttcttAAGATAGGTTTTTTCTTATGTTTTCCGTCAACTCATATTGACTGAGTGGGACAAGTTTCTAAAcagcaaatgtaaatgtttttacatatGGCATATATTTTTCCAATGGTATTTTTGTAAAGTGAATTTATGATCTTACAATGTTATCAAACATTGGGTAAATCGTGATTCAATCCATGTCAATGGTGGCTTAGCTAGCTATAGTGGAAATGTAATATCGGATGTCTGcttaattaaaactttatttcatATTGGTATAATATTTGATGCAATTCATTCATAcacattataattgttttaattattaattatgacaGTCAAACATTTAATAGAGTTCTAAAGAATTTTCTTTATGATTCATCTAATCATTTAGTTAGAAATAACAAGAACACCAAAGAAAACATTGGATAAAGTTTCTCTTTCAGACAATAGCTCATTGgcgctttttttttaaagttttcattGTATTCTGATTCGCTTTGTTTTTTTGGTCGGGGTTCTGTAGATCTATCAAACAAATTAAATGATGTACAATTATAAAGCTTTGTCAACTCTGTCTCTAAATCATTTACAGATATGTAATCAGGAGTGAAGTTCTCATTCACTCCAATAAATCCTCCCGAGATCTTACATTTGTTATTGTTGTCTAGGCAGCAATATGCGGTCCAGAAATGACTAGGCACTGTCACATTCACTATATCGCTTATGTTTTTAGTACCAGGTACCACTCCTGTCACAATATGAACAGAATACTTTTTTGGTAGACATTGATCGGACAGATTTTTTGCAATGTTTCTTTCTAGTTTCTTCCACTGACCTCGGTTAAAAGAGGGGTCTTGTGGAGCAGCATTGGTGAGAGTGAAGGTGGCATccgaacagccctgtgactgtgCCTGGAAGACTGGTGCCAGATGACCTTTgtcatatttagattttgtatAGTTATCATTGAGAGCTTGATAACCTCCAAGTCCTTGTATTGTCACATCTTTCTCTAGTTTCATGTCTGGGGGTGCATTGTTGTCATCAAGCTGTAATAGTGAATCAATTGAAAACATTAGCTTTAGAAGGACAGTTAACCTTAGTCATACTAATATGTGAGACAGACTCTGTAGGCTGAAGTTTTAAATCAGTAAACAAACACTTCTAGACCAAatctattgttgttttttatcccaGCAAAATTCATTACAAACTCATCACTACCACGGTACCACCCTTCTTTACGGCTACTTCTGCTTTGTACTGTTTACACATAAAAAAAGCAatctcaattttattttattagcatttttgtgatttAGTATCCTAACATTTCAGCAAAGCTGTTCGACCCATTATTTGTTACTCATAAAGAATGATCTTGAATTACTTGTAGGAATGTAATGTAGAAACATGTGGACCTCGGAATCTGATGGATTAAGTTGGAAATACCTCAGATCTTAATTGATAATTTATTCAAACTTGACACAGTGTAAATGAAGACTAAGAGCTGTTATCAAAGGAGGCTGCACAAAGTATTACATCACCGGGTGCCACATGCAtacaaatgagaaaaatattatttaaaaaattatatatttttaatgattttagtttAAAGTTTAGCTGTGAACATTTTCAAAGTCCAAAAGGATATATAGAAAATAGGTTACTGTTATCAGTAAATTTGTAATAACTCCAgacaaaaaataaagatatacagttgcaatcaaaattattcaacccccttgacctgcaagacattttgtCGTGGAGAACAGCATTTTATGAATTCAgttcaacaaaggcatcagtaaagtattagaaaaagtttgttaatacactgttgagtgattctgagaatggaacactgatgaatcatgatgaaattcaaattggctcaaaacattcatattcaaaattattcaaccccctttgtgcaatAAACACTGTCTGTAAGTGCTTAGatgcttctgtcacctctctaatACAGTCTTGGACCATTCCTCGCCTGAAAgagcttccagatcactgataatctttggttttcacattgccactgctatttttaaattcaaccagatatttgcaaatgagaattaaattctggagactgaacaggtcactcaagtacattttatgactgatccctgaaccaagcagtagtaaatttggatgtgtactttgggatgattGTCCTGCAGGAAAATctctgatcatcagcttcagtttttgcaccaaaggcatcacaattcttgtcaaaatggcctgatacttcaaagaatccatgatgtccttcatacagacatgatttccacttccttctacagtaaagaaaccccataacaggactgatccacctccaagtttgaggatggagatggtgttcttctgcttatgagctttgcctttttttgcagcagacataccgctgatacatgggtccaaaaagttccagtttggtcacatcactccatataacattcagctcagagctccacaagtctacacaaatgaaCTTTAGTTAGTTCAagtctgccttttgttcttcttgatcaagagtggtattcatcaagatgtctcaacatgaaggccatacttgtctagtgctcttcttacacactgctttgaaatggttttcctcctttcatcgagTCATCTTGcgagtctttggctgtacattgcaggttttttctcagttgctctgattaaacaatttatgatattgtgctttttcttcaacaccctcaaagattttctggtaaaacacactatAAGCTAAGAAacaaggctgagagctgtgtctctaggaactttcaatgtcttggaaatcttcatatagccttagcctttctaaaataatacaatatttcttctcttttacttttgtgagatctctgttgacatttttgctactcaacttcaataCATGCATGGGCCAAACTgtgtgtgtaacagctcaagctaattctgagtttctaaaggcttaattgtgttttgagactgttttattccccaccatgcaaataagtgatttaaaacagcaatgttgaataggggttgaataattatgacatagcagtattattaaaaaatcttataactcaaatatattacattatatattgacaatatcacttttaatatgccagtgaactattatgcaagttttattatatcctggatcttccaaaaagcttgtatttgtaaagtactgcagtctctgagtggttgagtaattttgattgcaactgtaaatCCCTAAACTGTAACATGGTACAATTACCTGAACCTATTTGGAGTAATATTTCACTTACCTGAGGTTCAATGTACCATGCATTTGTTCTTGTGCAGTTCATTAGTCCTTCAAACTTGTAGGCTGAGTACACGGGAATCTTCTTGTCAGTGTCATAGAATGTggcataataaaaaacattatttagagTTTGGCAGATCTGCCTGTATTGTGGGTCATTAAATCTTGTTGGTGATGTTCCATTTGCAAAAAATTGACCACATTCAATCTCAAAATTCTGCACAACTTTGGCTGAACCACCGGAGAGAAGCGACAGCATCAGCACATGAAGAAGCAGCAGCATGATGAAGAGGGTGGATCAAGTTCTCTGCATGATCAAGAACCACAATACATAGTTTACATATAGCATATCTTTTGTAATATTCAAATCACATATAAATAGCATAACTGTACTTACCTCAAGATTTAGAGCTATTAACCATAATTCAATGGAGACATAATAATGTGATAGTGTACATAGCATAACACCTTTAGTTTAGTAATTAAACACAGGAACTAATATAATACTGGAAACTGTTATTAAACCAATAAAGAACAAAATACCTGGTCATGCAGGTTTGCGCttaacaacaacagtaaaatcCGGTCCTTCTTATCTCATTTGAAGGCTGGAAAACTGCAGTGCTCTTTTGGCCAGCGTTCACACAGCATGACTAGGCTTTTACAGACGAGCCACAATGTAGCACTGCGTCTGGTCTTTAACCAATGAGCAGGTCTTTCTTACAGTACTCATGGTCTCAATCTGTAATGAGACAACCTCCAATTGATCTGCTGAGACCATCACTACATTCAGAAAACAGCTGGAGACACAAGCATTAGTCTACATCCAAAATTGATTACAGTTACAGTTTTGCAATTAGAAGAAAACTTTCACACAATTTTCATTAAGTATAAGTATCTGAACGTTtggtcaagtaaaaaaataatatgttttagactaaaatatttgattttgacTTGTTTTGAGATTGTTTATAGTTGTAAGAAAAAGATGAATAATTTCATGAACTGCGTGTTAGCAACCaagaaaaactataaaaacactaTTGAGAAATGATAAGTGAATGACTTTAAAGAGATTGTTCTCCCAAAAACGAACACTTTGTcaaattttttattgaatttatcagacgcttttatccagcgacttacagtgcattcaggctaacattttttacctaacatgtgttccctgagaatcaaacccttgcgctgctaacacaatgctctaccaattgagccacaggaacaaaaTTTTGATGCATACATCGTTGTACTCTGATGAACATGCATCGAAGACTGAAAGGGAAGAGAagatttttacttttgttttctttgcacacaaaaagtattgtcatggcttcataaaattacgtttgaaccactgatgtcacatgcacATGTGTCACATGTTCTTACAGCCTTCTTGGGCCTTGAACCTgacagttgcattgctgtctatggagggtcagaaagctctcggatttcatcagaaatatcttaatttgatttctgaagatgaatgagggtcttacatgagggtgagtaattaatgtcaTACATAAAATTTCAccatatttgacaatattaatctgtgaatgttttatttgtaaaaaattaaagGCTTTATATCAAAAGTTTGTTTGAAACTCTAAACAATCAAACACCTGTCTGCAAATTACAGTTTACTTTTGTTTATGTCTTTCCTTGGTGTGTTTATGAGAGAAGAAGCAACTCACTGAAACCAGTTCTGTTAACCATATTAACCTATTCATTGTAAAGATGACTCAAAAAAACAGTATGTTCACAAATCTTAACTTGTGAGAACGAACAGATAATCTAAAGGTCCAACAAAACAGTTGTAAAAGCTGAACTGCTCATTAGTTTCAGATGGCATGTGCCTTAACAGTGGCTATAGCATTTCAAactaagagagagagaatatcTCAGTGAACAAAGCATGAAGatatgaacaaggttttattttggCACATAGTCAAAGATGACATGTCAACCTGATAAAGAGTTTGTTTACACCACCTCTTTACTGAGAAACGATGACCTTATTAAAAGTTGTGATTGTCCATTTAGCTCAATGATTGGTTTTTAAGTGGTTTTCCCAgaaagtacagaccaaaagtttggacacactcaTTCAAAGAGAAaactgtagagtcacactgaaggcatcaagggctatttgagcaagaaggagagtgatggggtgctgcgccagatgacctggcctccacagtcacctgaacccagtcgagatggtttaggggtgagctggaccgcagacagaaggcaaaagggccaacaagtgctaagcatctctcggggaactccttcaagactgttggaagaccatttcagatgactacctcttgaagcgcatcaagagaagccaagagtgtgcaaagcagtaatcaaagcaaaagaagaacctacaatatgacatattttcagttgtttcacacttttttgttatgtatataattccacatgtgttaatccatagttttgatgccttcagtgtgaatctacaactttcatagtcatgaaaataaagaaaactcttcgaatgagaaggtgtgtccaaacttttggtctgtactgtatatatataaaataaaaaaaggataatcCCTACAATGCCTAATTCTGATTCCTCTTGCTCAAAGTAGCACAGGTCAAGCATTACCCAGGTTAATCCACCACACGGTTTCCATTTTCTGATTTGATGCGGTCACAGTCACTGTTTCATGGGATCTTCAGCTACGCGGCTTTTGAAAAGTGTGATCTCGTCCAGATGGCAAAGTGGCATACCTCTGATCACATGGGCCAGATCCTCGTGCAGTAAAGGGTATATCACCACACTAAGGGCTGGACGAGATATTGAAAAACTGCAGGAGGTAGAGAAAGTATTGGTAAATATTTGACATACACAGGCTGGAATTATTCACTAATTAAAAGATCTTTATTATCaggaaatatttaaaacaacGAACCTGTCCAGCAAGTTTTTCTGCAGTGTTTTACACGCCACCAGGGTACCACCCATGAACATGTGGCACATGATGACTTCAGTGCAGCTCTGCATGAAGGCTGCCACAGCGGCGGGCTGGAAAGTGCCATGTCGAGAAACTAAACACAGACGCTGCAGCTGGTGACACTGACTGAGTGCTTCAAAAAACGCAACGTTTGCATTACAGTAGGGTTGCTCCAGCCTGCAGTATTACACATagacaaacaatgaataaatacaagAGATATAGCACTAAAATAgtctattaaaatgtttaataaatacattattattttattattattaattatatattaactaTCTCTCCAACCAACATAGTTCTAAATCCAGAATGAACACACGCCAGAGTCAGCTGAGACAAAATATTTACTTTCCAGTAAAGCGGTAACATTTTAaagaattataaattaattaatgcaagATTATAAAACAATATTCCATTTCATTTCACTGATAGAAATACATCAAGAAAATACTAAAAAGCTTACTGTTgtgctttgtattttattttaacctaATGAagccattttttataaaaaatatgatcAAAAATGTCTATTTTCAAGcaagtgattaaaaaaatactaaaaacaaaaTCAGTCTGTGTTATTGTGAAAGATGGCATTTAACTGTAACTTTAATATATGATGGTGtcataatagcatttatttttttcatgtgttcatgtgatttttttcaaatttgaatgaTATCAGTGTTTAAACATAATCATTTACATAAGGTAAATATTAGAATTTTCTAAAAACTTTGATCCAACTTCTACCATTCCTTCATCATCTTCTACTGTCTGTTTTATCAATTTGAAGTGTTTGCAACTTTTagcatattgttttcattttgtatttattacgaTCAATGGGTCACTTTCATCTAACCGCACAGATGATATACAAGTgtaaataataactaaattattaaaaacaaataacgaaatacattttaaaaattgcaTTAATATAAGAATAAAAGGACCATTTAAACATACAGGATGTACAGAAGTTTTGTCATTATGTTGCTGCCCCCTACTGGTGAGCTACAGCTTTAACATGAAATTATTTGTGGCATGGTTgataaaatgtcaaaacaaaacaatataaaatataaatacatacatacatacatacatgcacatatatgtatatatacattatatatatatatatatatatatatatatatatatatatatatatatatatatatatatatatatatatatattttttttttttttttttttttttttttttgtaacaagtcAATAGTGGATTAGATTGTTGACTACATTTTGTGACTGGAGTGTGTAGTGGCATACGTGTTCACCTGAAGTCCCTGAGTTGCGTACAGTAGGGAAGAGCATCCAGCAGGGCCTGTGTGTAATTCATAGTCTTTAAAGATCCAAGATTTGCGAGTGATAACAACCGAAGATCCTTGCACCCCTGAACCAGCTCGATCAGTCCTGTCCCCTTCAGAACTCCCGGTAAGTGAGCGAGGGTGAGCTTGCGCAAATATTTAATCCCTCCCAAAGCAGCTAACTCACCATCTCCGACATTGTAGGACCAGGGGCATGCGGCGGGGTCCTTGCGGATGGCCGGCTCGTTCCGTGGCATTGCAGAGGAAAACCCTGCTCCAATCAGCTCCAGCTCCACTAGATATGGGCAGCCTTGAAGCAGAGGCTGAATGCACAAGCTTCTATCCTGCCGCTCTTCACCCTGACCCACTGTGACCTCTGTTGTTGGTCGATATGTGGGCACACCAATACGGCTGCTCTTTTTAAGCCCGAGAAGTAGTGATCTTGAGAAAAGGTCTGTGTGGGGGTCTTGAATGTTCACAGGTGCTGGAGGGGACTGTGCCAAGGCACACACCGGAAGTGCCAAAGAGCACAAGGCAGCGAGACGCCCTAAAGCACCACACAAGTGTCCATCCTCCCCAGCGGGAAGGTGGTAGTGCGTGGCAGATAAATTAAGGCAAATAAGATGCGGGCAACATTCAGTAAGTGCTTTGACACTCTCTGCATCCATCTCCTCCTCACCCTTCCCACAGCTCTCGGCGAGAGGTCCTCGGCCACAGCCGCGCAAGTTGAGACTCTTTAAGGGTGTGAGGTCACGACCCGCACTAAGGAGCACATGTAGAGGATTGAACCCTGGAGATGAACAGCGTGAGACATTTAGGTAAGAGGGGCAACCATGCGCCAAAACCAGACCAAGTATAGCACCATCCAACCACGTACGTGGAAGCTGGAGGGCGCTAACGGTGTTTCCCACCGTCGACGCCATGCTCTCCATTAACGCCGTCATTGCAACTGGCCTTGGTGGCACGGGGCCTGGAACAGACAGTACCAGTCCCGTAAGACCCTCCGGGACTCTCATACTGAACACAGCCAAGTAGAGTGCCAACAGAGTGCGATTGACTTCACCAGGTGCCAGGCGTGCGGAGAACCAACGCAGGTTCTGATAGTGCGGCACACTGCTCTGGCCCACCATCAGCTGTGTGCAACCGCCCGCTTCCCTACAGCCCTCGCTGGCCTCTAGATAGAGGTGCAGGCGGCGTAAGGCACTGCAGCACGGCACCACGCCATATGAGGGAGTCAGCAGTGTCTGCTTGAGCTCCTGCAGTCGAGCCAAAGCAGACTTACCCTCGGCGCTCAGCTGATGGAGGTCAAACCCTGGCCCCACATCCAATGCCAGTGAGCGTAGAGAACGAAGAGAGGTCAGCAGATGTGAGAGGCGAACTGAAGTCAACTGACAGCCTGAAAGGTCAAGGCTGACCAGAGCCTTACAGCGGGTGACCTGATCCACTGTAGAGCCGGCCAACCAGTAGCAGCTGCTCAAGTTTAAAGTCTGGATGTCACTGGAAAGTTTCTTCAAGAGCTGCTTCACAGCATCATCGTTTGCCTGTGAATAGGAAGCAATGCAAAGGAATGATTTTCAGGTCTTGGTTCCCAATTTTGTTTGTCAACCTTTTAAAACCTGTCAGACATGTAAAATTATCTGACTAGCTAAAATAGATTAGGATATTGGTAGCATATGAATAGGATTAAAATGCCaggtatgacattttttttcagaaaaagtgtttatgaatttatggagtcttaaaggggtcatatgatacgatttaaaatgttcctttctctttggagtgttacaagctcttggtgcgtgaagaagatctgtaaagtctcaaatccaaagagatattctttatcaaagttaagactgccACGCCCccataaaatggctcattcaaacacaccccagatgtctacgtcacaatgtggAAATATGTTCGTAATGCCGCCCAaaagttcatgcaaagaaagaaggcgtggtttcagtaactgcagttagtgttgaagcagtcatgtcagggagatgctgtgtgtatctagacgAAAGCAAAAGCTCTTTATTTggtcttccgaaagtagatgcatttaggaatcttttagattacttacaacagaacagcaacgcatttcaTAGACAACCGTTTCGTAACGCCAAGAGAGGAGGCAATTTtgaatttggtgtaatgcaaaCATAtaggagcttcatcactgtctctGTCATGAGACTCTGTTCCCTttttgggcttgaactgatgataaaacgaaggacattattaactttacatttattttgaaagaagaagcTTGCGAAAGATTGAAAGAgccgttacatttccgacgagtgcttacagtgttcggccaatcataatgcactgggtcagttggccaatcagaacagactgtgcttgtcagaaggggggactttgtagaaaacaacacatttgagaggggcggggcatagaggacttacaatgatgtacagtatttgaaaaataatgtgtttttttaagcattaaaaatTGTCAATATATtgtgttacaccaaatacacaaaataacgagctttaaaaaagcatcatatgaccccctttaattatactaataaaattataatatatgatAACAGTATAATTCCTagtaattattgatttttttttctatgtccaTTTGTTGTACATGGAATAAATTTAATTATGtgtgaaaaatatttacaaaaataattaacatgTTTGTTAAATGTATAGTAAATGTTATTAATTGTACAATACATAATAACTTgataatttgtataatatattaaatgttgaaatatagattaaataacaaacatacaaattgtaaaatttaaaatCAGCCAAGCAATATAATAATGTGTACAATTttaattcacacacaaaaaaatttattttaatattgattttgATTTGACAATGAAAATGCTGGCAGGACAAGCTGAAAAATACTGGCCCAAGCATACAAGAACTGTTGAACTGATCAGGCATCAAAACATTATAATGCACAATAGACAAGATGGATAACTGTTCAGACGTTCTGGAAACTTAGATGGAATATATTGTTTGGGGGAAAATGTATACTTTCACCCTAATCAAACctttgtttgtaagaaatacTGTACATGAGAGACAGTAaaagagtgtgtgggtgtgtgtgtgtgtgtgtttcaagcTTACTGTGTATTCTTTCTGCAAATGTACATGGGCTCTCAAGCTCTTGTCCAGACAGAGAGTTCGAAGTTTCCGGCACACTTGACTCACATTGAGCATTAAGTCATGGCTTGGAATGAATCGCAGGATATTCAGTAAAATCTCATCTGAAAAGTCTGAGATCGTGACAGAGGTCTGGGAAATGCTGTCTAAGCAGCACAGAGCCTGGAGAGCAGCAAGAAGAAACAGTTATTCATACAAAGCCCTAATTAGACTGGATTTTAAATCAAGAGTTCATTGTTTACTAAATATGACGGTGAAGTCCTACATCCTCAGCTTCTAagtaatgtaattacaatacagaTGAGGTCATCACTAGTCAAAACAAATGCCAAAAATGACAGAAAGCTTTCTGAACGCTGGTCAGTTTATTCTAAGATCCATACACCTGCTAGAAGTATCTAACGTTacagtattaaaaactattttacagaAGTAAACCCGTAAGTAATATACTATTAGTACAGGAATTATAATGATCATGTTCTGCTAATCTGCTCGTTAGGAAAACTGAATATCTTCGTGTCcagatatcaaaaaaaaaaaatgtatcctagTTGTTTATAAAGTAATCTTTGCAGACAACATGCAACAGCTAACTAGCAATAGAATGATCAGCTCTCGGATGTAACTTACCGTTTCAATTTGATTATCCATGACGCTTTAGGGAAATCTGTTTGGATATGTATCATTCGGTGatatacaaaaacacattgtcatctcagcaaaaatataataatttatcaattgaaaATGTGACTGCCACTGTAGGCAGACATATTAGAGGCAGCAAGATGTAGCACCATCGGAACGTTTGAAAGACGTGCCTACTTCCGGTAAGGTCCATCTAGTAAAAAGGTCCCCGGGTGTGGCATTCATTTCAGAGAATATCAAATGCCATTTAAAACCATATAAGTCAAACAGAAGTGGGGATCCCCGAGTGCGTCTAAACTTGAAACACTGAATagacaaatacatttatatcattttagtATTCTATCTTATAACGATAAAGATGTTCAATTCATAGAgccgattaaaaaaaaagtgatgggAGTATATAGACTCGGGACTTATACAAATGGGACATTCACAAATTGACTTGGGTTGGAAACTGTTGAGTACTACCGTAAGTGTTCATGTACATTTTTgtccatgaagaaaaaaaattgctcCAACTTCAGGTTTCATGGACCCTGCTCTACAAGCTCTTCTGAATAACTGTCTATAGCTAATATATAGGATGTTATGTCCTTCACTTCCAAAATAAACTAAATGCATAAAAAGGACATGCTTGAAATTACTGCAATGTTGCATACTTTGAGGCAAAACATTCAACCAGATAAAGGCATGGAAATGTAACAAGCCCAAAAACAATTAGTGCAAAccatttttaaaggtttaatttgTGACAATACAAAAAGCAACATTCGTCATAATTTGACTCATTTAAAGTCtacaaaaattaagtaaaaaaaaaaaaaaaggaattggtATGCCTAAGTTTCTAAGGCTTGTTATAACAGGACGTGCAATCAACTACATGCTATTAAATGGAGGCCTTTGACACTGCTGGATCCAGGTTTGATGAAGGCATGCTTCTTGTCAGTTTAGTCCAGTAGACACCAGCTAATAGCAACGATTATAGCATATTGCCCTATTAAAATGTTTGAATGCAAGTGTTTATACAACTGAAGACAGAGACAGTGTGTGGTTTTACATGTGCACGTTTTATTTGAGTTTACTTGTCAGTGTACAGAGACACCCTGGCTTACATACACAAGGGACATCCCTCATTCACATACCCTAGGGGAGTCCTGCAAGATCTTCACGTTTAAAAGGTAAAGCTTTCCCCATCATTGCAACAATAACAAACTGTGCC is drawn from Carassius gibelio isolate Cgi1373 ecotype wild population from Czech Republic chromosome B1, carGib1.2-hapl.c, whole genome shotgun sequence and contains these coding sequences:
- the LOC127949717 gene encoding endonuclease domain-containing 1 protein-like, with product MLLLLHVLMLSLLSGGSAKVVQNFEIECGQFFANGTSPTRFNDPQYRQICQTLNNVFYYATFYDTDKKIPVYSAYKFEGLMNCTRTNAWYIEPQLDDNNAPPDMKLEKDVTIQGLGGYQALNDNYTKSKYDKGHLAPVFQAQSQGCSDATFTLTNAAPQDPSFNRGQWKKLERNIAKNLSDQCLPKKYSVHIVTGVVPGTKNISDIVNVTVPSHFWTAYCCLDNNNKCKISGGFIGVNENFTPDYISVNDLETELTKLYNCTSFNLFDRSTEPRPKKQSESEYNENFKKKAPMSYCLKEKLYPMFSLVFLLFLTK
- the fbxl18 gene encoding F-box/LRR-repeat protein 18, with the translated sequence MDNQIETALCCLDSISQTSVTISDFSDEILLNILRFIPSHDLMLNVSQVCRKLRTLCLDKSLRAHVHLQKEYTANDDAVKQLLKKLSSDIQTLNLSSCYWLAGSTVDQVTRCKALVSLDLSGCQLTSVRLSHLLTSLRSLRSLALDVGPGFDLHQLSAEGKSALARLQELKQTLLTPSYGVVPCCSALRRLHLYLEASEGCREAGGCTQLMVGQSSVPHYQNLRWFSARLAPGEVNRTLLALYLAVFSMRVPEGLTGLVLSVPGPVPPRPVAMTALMESMASTVGNTVSALQLPRTWLDGAILGLVLAHGCPSYLNVSRCSSPGFNPLHVLLSAGRDLTPLKSLNLRGCGRGPLAESCGKGEEEMDAESVKALTECCPHLICLNLSATHYHLPAGEDGHLCGALGRLAALCSLALPVCALAQSPPAPVNIQDPHTDLFSRSLLLGLKKSSRIGVPTYRPTTEVTVGQGEERQDRSLCIQPLLQGCPYLVELELIGAGFSSAMPRNEPAIRKDPAACPWSYNVGDGELAALGGIKYLRKLTLAHLPGVLKGTGLIELVQGCKDLRLLSLANLGSLKTMNYTQALLDALPYCTQLRDFRLEQPYCNANVAFFEALSQCHQLQRLCLVSRHGTFQPAAVAAFMQSCTEVIMCHMFMGGTLVACKTLQKNLLDSFSISRPALSVVIYPLLHEDLAHVIRGMPLCHLDEITLFKSRVAEDPMKQ